In Sphingomonas crocodyli, a genomic segment contains:
- a CDS encoding TetR/AcrR family transcriptional regulator: MRKVALEAACGILTDEGPQAVTLTAVAKRISRTHANVLHHFGSAEGLRRAMAETMAVRVVGTIASEVRRMRETEDDARAVVDLVFDIFEREGLSALMSWMTLSGDHAALAPIMESLHDLVEQLGDHRGASVRRITQALVMGALADGLLGAPIASALDLPREAMRETMATQIKHMRGW, from the coding sequence ATGCGCAAGGTGGCCCTGGAGGCCGCGTGCGGGATCCTGACCGACGAAGGACCGCAGGCCGTGACGCTCACGGCCGTCGCAAAGCGCATCAGCCGCACCCATGCCAATGTGCTCCACCATTTCGGATCGGCCGAAGGGCTGCGCCGCGCGATGGCCGAAACGATGGCCGTGCGCGTCGTCGGCACGATCGCGTCCGAAGTCCGCCGCATGCGCGAGACCGAGGATGATGCCCGCGCGGTGGTCGATCTGGTCTTCGACATCTTCGAACGCGAAGGGCTGTCGGCGCTGATGTCGTGGATGACGCTGTCGGGCGATCATGCCGCGCTGGCGCCGATCATGGAATCGCTCCACGATCTGGTCGAGCAGCTGGGCGATCATCGCGGCGCTTCGGTGCGCCGGATCACGCAGGCGCTCGTCATGGGCGCGCTGGCCGACGGCCTCCTCGGCGCGCCGATCGCCAGCGCCCTCGATCTCCCGCGCGAAGCGATGCGCGAGACGATGGCGACCCAGATCAAGCATATGCGCGGCTGGTAG
- a CDS encoding ATP-binding protein, whose product MATFSPAAIDKGLPPALLRLAAAIIAALAVVGLLLAVVTMVARSNAERDLALKREQHSRDVMVLTRSLDASIARAEAALGRYVVSSDRRTGTIFYDEWRRAKAQLKQLRDLTADEPEQTALVDRLGNVLADRERELAAAAAFANVKKGWYAVGQFSKAGSSINVERITRLLAEIAGNERERLADRSQATIFSGERANNFSTLLSVLGLGMVAAALLLGWLAAAAASGRRSADALAEAEGDRATALETAVAERTRELREANAQLKEEAETRARAEAQLAQAQKMEAVGQLTGGIAHDFNNMLAVVVGGIDMARRKFAQGSAETGQYLESAMEGADRASALTRRLLSFARAEPLLPDSVQPDRLVQGMTDLLDRTLGERIVVHTSAGSRVWPIWVDRHQLENAILNLAVNARDAMEGEGRLDIDVRNISVGDGEAVPAGDYARIAVTDTGSGMSEAVRARAFEPFFTTKPAGKGTGLGLSQIFGLVRQSGGDIRIESEPGRGTTISLYFPRHAAAGAVRRERTIPPIATLPGGGTLDVLMVEDDSRVHAATRAALTELGHRVTGCASGQEALALLDGALRIDLLMTDVMMPGMTGPELVARAHDVRPDVAVLFVTGYVGEAGQADDFAGHEVLRKPFTVAALGGAIDKTMARQVTATPGVAAA is encoded by the coding sequence ATGGCGACATTTTCCCCCGCCGCGATCGATAAGGGACTTCCGCCCGCCCTGTTGCGGCTGGCGGCGGCGATCATCGCGGCGTTGGCGGTGGTGGGGCTGCTGCTCGCGGTCGTCACGATGGTCGCGCGGTCGAATGCCGAACGCGATCTGGCGCTCAAGCGCGAACAGCATAGCCGCGACGTGATGGTGCTCACCCGCTCGCTCGACGCATCGATCGCGCGGGCGGAGGCGGCGCTGGGCCGCTATGTGGTGAGTTCGGATCGGCGCACCGGCACGATCTTCTACGACGAATGGCGCCGTGCGAAGGCGCAGCTCAAGCAGTTGCGCGATCTGACCGCTGACGAACCCGAACAGACCGCTCTGGTCGACCGGCTCGGCAACGTGCTGGCCGATCGCGAGCGCGAGTTGGCGGCGGCGGCGGCCTTCGCGAATGTGAAGAAGGGCTGGTACGCGGTCGGCCAGTTCAGCAAGGCGGGCAGCTCGATCAATGTCGAGCGAATCACGCGCCTGTTGGCCGAGATTGCGGGCAATGAGCGCGAACGGCTGGCCGATCGATCGCAGGCGACGATCTTTTCGGGCGAGCGGGCGAACAATTTCTCGACCTTGCTGTCGGTGCTGGGGCTGGGGATGGTCGCGGCGGCGCTGCTGCTCGGCTGGCTCGCGGCGGCGGCGGCCTCCGGGCGGCGATCGGCCGATGCGCTGGCGGAGGCGGAGGGCGATCGCGCAACCGCGCTCGAAACCGCCGTCGCCGAACGGACGCGCGAACTGCGTGAGGCCAATGCGCAGCTGAAGGAAGAGGCCGAGACGCGCGCCCGCGCCGAGGCGCAGCTAGCGCAGGCGCAGAAGATGGAGGCGGTCGGCCAACTGACCGGCGGCATCGCGCATGATTTCAACAATATGCTCGCGGTCGTCGTCGGCGGGATCGACATGGCGCGGCGCAAGTTCGCGCAAGGGTCTGCCGAAACCGGCCAATATCTCGAAAGCGCGATGGAGGGGGCCGATCGCGCCTCCGCACTCACGCGCCGCCTGCTGTCCTTCGCGCGCGCCGAGCCTTTGCTGCCCGACAGCGTGCAGCCCGATCGGCTGGTGCAGGGGATGACCGACCTGCTCGATCGCACGCTGGGCGAGCGGATCGTGGTGCATACGTCGGCGGGCAGCCGGGTGTGGCCGATCTGGGTCGACCGGCATCAGCTGGAAAATGCGATCCTCAACCTGGCCGTCAACGCGCGCGACGCGATGGAGGGGGAGGGGCGGCTCGACATCGACGTGCGCAATATCAGCGTGGGCGATGGCGAGGCGGTGCCCGCGGGCGATTATGCGCGCATCGCCGTCACCGATACGGGCAGCGGGATGAGCGAGGCGGTGCGCGCCCGCGCCTTCGAACCCTTCTTCACCACCAAGCCGGCGGGCAAGGGGACGGGGCTGGGCCTCAGCCAGATTTTCGGCCTCGTCCGCCAGTCGGGCGGGGATATTCGCATCGAATCCGAACCGGGGCGCGGCACGACGATCTCGCTCTATTTCCCGCGCCACGCGGCGGCGGGCGCGGTGCGGCGCGAACGGACGATCCCGCCGATCGCGACCCTGCCGGGCGGCGGGACGCTCGACGTGCTGATGGTCGAGGATGACAGCCGCGTCCACGCCGCGACCCGCGCCGCGCTCACCGAACTCGGCCACCGCGTCACCGGCTGCGCGAGCGGGCAGGAGGCGCTGGCGCTGCTCGACGGCGCGCTGCGCATCGACCTGTTGATGACCGACGTGATGATGCCTGGGATGACCGGGCCGGAACTGGTCGCCCGCGCGCATGACGTGCGCCCCGACGTCGCGGTTTTGTTCGTCACCGGCTATGTCGGCGAGGCGGGGCAGGCCGACGATTTTGCGGGGCATGAGGTGCTG
- the spt gene encoding serine palmitoyltransferase produces the protein MVDLFTKFDPLINEREALLATGVRDPYAIVMDKVLSPTEAMINGKRTILLGTYNYMGMTFDPDVIAAGKAALDKFGSGTTGSRVLNGTYSGHKDCEDALKEYYGVDHAIVFSTGYQANLGMISALAGKGDYIILDADSHASIYDGCAMGKAEVVRFRHNSVEDLDKRLGRLPAEAGKLVVLEGVYSMLGDVAPLPEMVAVAKKHGAMILCDEAHGMGFFGPNGRGVYEEMGCEKDIDFVVGTFSKSVGTVGGFCVSNHPKFEVMRLVSRPYIFTASLPPSVVATAATSIRKLMHAGEKRAHLWKNSKRLHQGLRDMGYKLGTESAQSAIIAVILTDMAQAVSLWQGLLEAGLYVNTARPPATPAGMFLLRCSLCAEHTDEQVGEILGMFERAGRATGVIP, from the coding sequence GTGGTCGATCTTTTCACGAAATTCGATCCGCTGATCAACGAGCGCGAGGCGCTGCTCGCCACCGGTGTCCGCGATCCTTATGCGATCGTGATGGACAAGGTGCTGTCGCCCACCGAGGCGATGATCAACGGCAAGCGCACCATCCTGCTCGGCACCTATAATTATATGGGGATGACGTTCGATCCGGACGTGATCGCCGCGGGCAAGGCCGCGCTCGACAAATTCGGGTCGGGCACGACGGGCAGCCGCGTTCTGAACGGCACCTATTCGGGCCACAAGGACTGCGAAGACGCGCTCAAGGAATATTATGGCGTCGATCACGCCATCGTCTTTTCGACCGGATATCAGGCCAATCTGGGCATGATTTCCGCGCTGGCGGGCAAGGGGGATTACATCATCCTCGACGCCGACAGCCATGCGTCGATCTATGACGGCTGCGCGATGGGCAAGGCCGAGGTCGTCCGGTTCCGCCACAACAGCGTCGAGGATCTCGACAAGCGTCTGGGCCGCCTGCCTGCGGAGGCCGGCAAGCTGGTGGTGCTGGAAGGCGTCTATTCGATGCTGGGCGATGTCGCGCCGCTGCCGGAGATGGTGGCGGTCGCCAAGAAGCACGGCGCGATGATCCTGTGCGATGAGGCGCACGGCATGGGCTTTTTCGGCCCCAACGGCCGCGGCGTCTATGAAGAGATGGGGTGCGAGAAGGATATCGACTTCGTCGTCGGCACCTTCTCCAAATCGGTCGGCACGGTCGGCGGCTTCTGCGTTTCGAACCATCCGAAGTTCGAAGTGATGCGGCTGGTGTCGCGCCCGTATATCTTCACGGCATCGCTGCCGCCGTCGGTGGTCGCGACCGCCGCGACCTCGATCCGCAAGCTGATGCATGCGGGCGAAAAGCGCGCGCATCTGTGGAAGAATTCGAAGCGGCTCCATCAGGGGCTGCGCGACATGGGCTACAAGCTGGGCACCGAGAGCGCGCAATCGGCGATCATCGCGGTGATCCTGACCGACATGGCGCAGGCCGTGTCGCTGTGGCAGGGCCTGCTGGAGGCGGGGCTTTACGTGAACACGGCCCGCCCGCCCGCGACGCCCGCCGGCATGTTCCTGCTCCGCTGCTCGCTGTGCGCGGAACATACCGACGAGCAGGTCGGCGAGATCCTGGGCATGTTCGAACGCGCAGGGCGCGCGACGGGGGTTATTCCCTGA
- the obgE gene encoding GTPase ObgE — MHFLDQAKIFVRSGGGGPGAVSFRREKFIEYGGPDGGNGGKGGDIIFEAVAGLNTLIDFRYTQHFRAQRGHGGAGSNRTGAGGDDLVIQVPIGTQILADDEERSLLLDLTQKGQRVTFLRGGDGGRGNATYKTSTNRAPRQHGTGWPYEEAWVWLRLKLLADAGLVGLPNAGKSTFINQVTNAQAKVGAYAFTTTRPQLGVVRHKQREFVIADIPGLIEGAAEGAGIGDRFLGHIERCRVLLHLVDANDPDVARSYRIVRDELEAYGAGLDEKQVIVALNKIDTLDDELIAALSAELEEESGAEVIPISGASGVGVDWALDKLLEAIGPEPGVVEDGDEGEDTIEWSPI, encoded by the coding sequence ATGCATTTTCTGGATCAGGCCAAGATCTTCGTCCGTTCGGGCGGAGGCGGACCGGGGGCGGTGAGCTTCCGGCGTGAGAAGTTCATTGAGTATGGCGGCCCCGACGGCGGCAATGGCGGCAAGGGCGGGGACATCATCTTCGAAGCCGTCGCCGGCCTCAACACGCTGATCGACTTCCGCTACACCCAGCATTTCCGGGCGCAGCGCGGACATGGCGGCGCGGGTTCGAATCGCACGGGCGCGGGCGGCGACGATCTGGTGATCCAGGTGCCGATCGGCACGCAGATCCTGGCGGACGACGAGGAACGCTCGCTCCTGCTCGACCTCACCCAGAAGGGCCAGCGCGTCACCTTCCTGCGCGGGGGCGACGGCGGGCGCGGCAACGCCACCTACAAGACGTCCACGAACCGCGCCCCGCGCCAGCACGGCACCGGATGGCCGTATGAAGAGGCGTGGGTGTGGCTGCGGCTCAAGCTGCTCGCCGATGCGGGCCTTGTCGGCCTGCCCAATGCCGGCAAATCGACCTTCATCAATCAGGTCACGAACGCGCAGGCGAAGGTGGGCGCCTATGCCTTCACGACCACGCGGCCGCAGTTGGGCGTGGTGCGGCACAAGCAGCGCGAGTTCGTGATCGCCGACATCCCCGGCCTGATCGAAGGCGCGGCGGAGGGCGCGGGGATCGGTGATCGCTTCCTGGGCCATATCGAGCGGTGCCGCGTGCTGCTCCACCTCGTCGACGCGAATGACCCCGATGTCGCGCGCAGCTACCGGATCGTCCGCGACGAGCTGGAGGCTTATGGCGCGGGCCTCGACGAGAAGCAGGTGATCGTCGCGCTCAACAAGATTGACACGCTGGATGACGAGCTGATCGCCGCGCTCTCGGCCGAGCTTGAGGAGGAGAGCGGGGCCGAGGTGATCCCGATTTCGGGCGCAAGCGGCGTGGGCGTCGATTGGGCGCTCGACAAGCTGCTCGAAGCGATCGGGCCGGAGCCCGGCGTGGTCGAGGATGGCGACGAGGGCGAGGACACGATCGAATGGTCGCCGATCTGA
- a CDS encoding GNAT family N-acetyltransferase, whose protein sequence is MFARTERLLLRPAWREDAPALAAAIADFAVVSKLARVPWPYSQADAEAFVSAERGPLPNFLIFARTGASPRLIGGIGLDSTDDGVELGYWIARPYWGLGFATEAGQAVCDIADSSLRLPNLVAGHFADNPASGRVLRKLGFEPTGRTVTRTCRARGSVEPCVEYRRKAGSRGTPQDGEMHYDREDALAA, encoded by the coding sequence ATGTTCGCACGGACTGAACGGCTGCTGTTGCGGCCGGCATGGAGAGAAGATGCACCCGCGCTGGCGGCTGCGATCGCCGATTTCGCGGTGGTCAGCAAGCTTGCCCGTGTACCCTGGCCTTATAGCCAAGCCGATGCCGAGGCGTTCGTTTCGGCAGAGCGTGGGCCTTTGCCCAATTTCCTGATCTTCGCGCGCACTGGCGCTTCGCCGCGGCTGATCGGCGGGATCGGCCTCGATTCGACCGATGACGGCGTCGAACTCGGCTATTGGATCGCGCGGCCTTATTGGGGTCTCGGTTTCGCGACCGAGGCGGGGCAGGCGGTGTGCGACATCGCCGATTCCAGCCTGCGTCTGCCGAATCTGGTCGCAGGCCATTTCGCAGACAATCCGGCGTCGGGCCGCGTGTTGCGCAAGCTGGGCTTCGAGCCGACCGGCCGCACCGTGACGCGGACGTGCCGTGCGCGGGGCAGCGTGGAGCCTTGCGTCGAATATCGGCGCAAAGCCGGTAGTCGCGGCACGCCCCAGGACGGTGAAATGCATTATGATCGCGAGGATGCGCTGGCGGCCTGA
- a CDS encoding acyl carrier protein: MSDRDEIFETVAEQIAPFNKKGIKLTDATTFAGDLEWDSLTVMDFVAAIEDEFDIIITMNMQAEIETVGQLVDAVAKLKD, from the coding sequence ATGAGCGACAGAGACGAGATTTTCGAAACGGTGGCCGAGCAGATCGCGCCGTTCAACAAGAAGGGCATCAAGCTCACCGACGCGACGACCTTCGCGGGCGATCTCGAATGGGACAGCCTGACCGTGATGGATTTCGTCGCCGCGATCGAGGACGAGTTCGACATCATCATCACGATGAACATGCAGGCCGAAATCGAAACCGTCGGCCAGCTGGTCGATGCGGTCGCCAAGCTCAAGGACTGA
- a CDS encoding Pycsar system effector family protein: MSRDDEPPRPKPKGTFAPDAVHLLRTTQQIQYQLSQMADQKASMLMGATFVIFTITIGMVNSKGGAPLALLVLGASAFVAALLAVLAVLPSTKVPPKADGPANMLFFGSFTQLTEEQYVQMILDSVGDSDVVYAAFAHDIYQNGRVLARKKYRLLGYAYRVLLGGLIFSFVLFVGQFAMNY, translated from the coding sequence ATGAGCCGCGACGACGAACCGCCACGTCCGAAACCGAAGGGCACGTTCGCGCCCGACGCGGTCCACCTGCTGCGCACCACCCAGCAGATCCAGTATCAGTTGAGCCAGATGGCCGATCAGAAGGCGAGCATGCTGATGGGCGCCACCTTCGTGATCTTCACGATCACGATCGGCATGGTGAACTCGAAAGGCGGCGCGCCGCTCGCGCTTCTCGTCCTCGGCGCATCGGCCTTCGTCGCCGCGCTGCTCGCGGTGCTGGCGGTCCTCCCCTCGACCAAGGTTCCGCCCAAGGCGGACGGCCCCGCCAACATGCTGTTCTTCGGCAGCTTCACCCAACTGACCGAGGAGCAATATGTGCAGATGATCCTGGATTCGGTCGGCGACAGCGACGTCGTCTATGCCGCCTTCGCGCACGATATCTACCAGAATGGCCGCGTCCTCGCGCGCAAGAAGTATCGGCTGCTCGGCTACGCCTATCGCGTCCTGCTGGGCGGCCTGATCTTCAGCTTCGTGCTGTTCGTCGGCCAGTTCGCGATGAATTACTGA
- a CDS encoding SDR family oxidoreductase: MRIAVTGGTGFLGGHVLRVAAERGHAIAALTRRAQLPRPNVEWVPGTLEDARALMDLVEGADAVIHIAGVINAPTLAGFVEGNVTGTATLATACEGVGVKRFIHVSSLSAREPDLSNYGWSKAASEAMLRQSSLDWTIVRPPAIHGPGDREMLELFRLAKKGFVPLPPRGRLSIIAAQDLARLLIDLITAGETIDQMYEPDDGAATGYGHREFGKMLGEAVGNPRVIALPVPQFALRLGALYEEARRGPKAKLTRDRVAYFCHPDWVSAKRPPASLWTPELPGLVGLKATAEAYRKEGWL; this comes from the coding sequence GTGAGGATAGCGGTCACCGGCGGCACCGGCTTTCTGGGCGGGCACGTCCTGCGCGTCGCGGCGGAGCGGGGGCATGCGATTGCGGCGCTCACCCGCCGTGCGCAGCTGCCGCGCCCCAATGTCGAATGGGTGCCCGGTACGCTGGAGGATGCCCGCGCGCTGATGGATCTGGTCGAGGGCGCCGACGCGGTGATCCACATTGCGGGCGTGATCAACGCGCCGACGCTGGCCGGCTTCGTCGAAGGCAATGTCACCGGCACGGCGACGCTGGCGACGGCGTGCGAGGGCGTGGGCGTGAAGCGGTTCATCCACGTCTCGTCGCTGTCGGCGCGTGAGCCGGACCTGTCCAACTATGGCTGGTCGAAGGCGGCGTCGGAGGCGATGTTGCGCCAGTCGTCGCTCGACTGGACGATCGTGCGCCCGCCCGCGATCCACGGCCCCGGCGATCGCGAGATGCTGGAGCTGTTCCGGCTGGCGAAGAAGGGGTTTGTGCCGCTGCCCCCGCGCGGCCGCCTGTCGATCATCGCGGCGCAGGATCTGGCACGGCTGCTGATCGATCTGATCACGGCCGGCGAGACGATCGACCAGATGTACGAACCCGATGACGGCGCGGCGACCGGCTATGGCCATCGGGAGTTCGGCAAGATGCTGGGCGAGGCGGTGGGCAATCCCCGCGTGATCGCGCTGCCCGTCCCCCAATTCGCGCTGCGCCTCGGCGCCTTGTATGAAGAGGCGCGGCGCGGCCCGAAGGCCAAGCTGACCCGCGATCGCGTCGCCTATTTCTGCCACCCCGACTGGGTGAGCGCGAAGCGCCCGCCCGCAAGCCTGTGGACCCCCGAACTGCCGGGGCTGGTGGGCCTGAAGGCGACCGCCGAAGCCTATCGCAAAGAGGGCTGGCTCTAG
- the proB gene encoding glutamate 5-kinase, whose translation MVADLSGASRFAPAACSRLVIKIGSALLVDPDGKVRRDWLEGVVADIAARHAAGQRIAVVSSGAIALGARRLKLPKGGRASLEDAQAAAATGQIALSHCWAELLGAKGLTAAQILVTLDDLEDRRRFLNAASTLDRLLSLGVVPVINENDSVATEEIRFGDNDRLAARIGQAADAQGVILLSDIDGLYTANPHRDPAAKLVPEVARIDAKIRAMADGGSASGMGSGGMISKLEAARIAQASGAHLAIISGKRDHPLAAYDADGRGTVFLGTKSGSARKAWLAGRLTSKGRIAVDAGAATALTSGRSLLAAGATSVEGRFARGDVIDIVGADGALLARGLAEYDAADAAAIVGKRRDEHEAILGYAPRSTMVHRDHMVLL comes from the coding sequence ATGGTCGCCGATCTGAGCGGCGCTTCTCGCTTCGCTCCCGCCGCCTGTTCCCGCCTGGTCATCAAGATCGGGTCGGCGTTGCTCGTCGATCCGGACGGGAAGGTGCGGCGTGATTGGCTGGAGGGCGTGGTGGCTGACATCGCCGCGCGCCATGCGGCGGGGCAGCGTATCGCGGTCGTCTCCTCGGGCGCGATCGCGCTGGGGGCACGCCGGCTGAAGCTGCCCAAGGGCGGGCGCGCCAGCCTGGAGGACGCACAGGCGGCCGCGGCGACGGGGCAGATCGCGCTGTCGCACTGCTGGGCCGAACTGCTGGGCGCGAAGGGGCTGACCGCCGCGCAGATCCTGGTGACGCTGGACGACCTTGAGGATCGCCGCCGCTTCCTCAATGCCGCCTCCACGCTCGATCGGCTGCTGAGCCTGGGCGTCGTGCCGGTGATCAACGAGAATGACTCGGTCGCGACCGAGGAGATACGGTTCGGCGACAACGATCGGCTCGCCGCGCGGATCGGGCAGGCGGCGGATGCGCAGGGCGTGATCCTGCTGTCCGACATCGACGGCCTCTACACCGCCAATCCGCACCGTGACCCGGCCGCCAAGCTGGTGCCCGAAGTCGCCCGGATCGATGCGAAGATCCGCGCGATGGCCGATGGCGGTTCGGCGTCGGGCATGGGATCGGGCGGCATGATCTCCAAGCTGGAGGCGGCGCGGATCGCGCAGGCGTCCGGCGCGCACCTCGCGATCATCTCCGGCAAGCGCGATCATCCGCTGGCCGCCTATGACGCCGACGGGCGCGGCACCGTGTTCCTGGGCACCAAATCCGGCTCGGCGCGCAAGGCGTGGCTGGCGGGACGGCTGACGTCGAAGGGGCGCATCGCGGTCGACGCCGGCGCCGCGACCGCGCTGACATCGGGCCGCAGCCTGCTGGCGGCGGGCGCGACCAGCGTCGAGGGCCGCTTCGCGCGCGGCGACGTGATCGACATCGTGGGGGCGGATGGCGCGCTGCTGGCGCGCGGGCTGGCCGAATATGACGCCGCCGATGCCGCCGCGATCGTGGGCAAGCGCCGCGACGAGCATGAGGCGATCCTGGGCTATGCCCCGCGATCCACGATGGTCCACCGCGATCATATGGTGCTCCTGTGA